In one Sphingobium sp. MI1205 genomic region, the following are encoded:
- a CDS encoding iron-sulfur cluster assembly scaffold protein, with protein sequence MSAPLYNKDILRLAATIPHHQRLPDAQASVEKRSPTCGSRVTADVRMEGGKLTALGLDVKACALGQASASLMAAQAIGMTADELADARDKLTAYLSGQSDDLDFWPGLAILAPARGYPARHASIRLGFEAIAEAARIADA encoded by the coding sequence ATGAGCGCTCCCCTCTACAACAAGGACATATTGCGGCTTGCCGCCACTATTCCACATCATCAGCGGCTGCCGGACGCGCAGGCCAGCGTTGAAAAGCGTTCCCCGACCTGCGGCTCACGCGTGACCGCAGATGTACGGATGGAGGGCGGCAAGCTGACCGCGCTGGGACTGGACGTCAAAGCGTGCGCCCTCGGCCAGGCCTCCGCTTCGCTTATGGCGGCTCAGGCAATCGGGATGACCGCTGATGAGTTGGCGGATGCCCGCGACAAGCTGACCGCCTATCTTTCCGGGCAGAGTGATGACCTCGACTTCTGGCCGGGGCTCGCGATCCTTGCACCTGCGCGCGGCTACCCGGCGCGTCATGCATCGATCCGCCTGGGCTTTGAGGCCATTGCCGAAGCCGCCCGGATAGCAGACGCCTAA
- the purT gene encoding formate-dependent phosphoribosylglycinamide formyltransferase, which translates to MTFTAKILLLGSGELGREFVISAKRLGCEVIACDSYPNAPAMQVADGFEIFSMLDADLLRAAIERHQPDYIVPEIEAIRTEVLADVEAQGLTVVPSAKATIMTMNRDRIREVAAVELGLRTSCYRYAESLEEVRAGAEHTGLPCVIKPVMSSSGKGQSTVRSADALESAWDYAVANMRGDRSRVIVEEFVDFDYEITLLTVRSREGVSFCPPIGHRQERGDYQESWQPAPMTHRTLGAAQDMARAVVDNLGGYGLFGVEFFVKGDDVIFSELSPRPHDTGMVTLISQNFSEFDLHARAILGLPIPEVRLHGAAASAVLLADRESLDFRVEGLADALVSSEGQVDLRIFAKPSTRPYRRMGVTLALTDDVDSARRIAAQAAAKLRIIYEQ; encoded by the coding sequence ATGACATTCACCGCGAAAATATTGCTGCTTGGTTCGGGCGAGCTTGGGCGGGAATTCGTCATCTCCGCCAAGCGGCTCGGATGCGAGGTGATCGCCTGCGACAGCTATCCCAACGCTCCCGCGATGCAGGTAGCGGATGGTTTTGAAATCTTCTCCATGCTGGACGCCGACCTGCTGCGCGCGGCCATCGAGCGGCACCAGCCTGACTATATCGTCCCCGAGATCGAGGCGATCCGCACCGAGGTGCTGGCCGATGTCGAGGCGCAGGGCCTGACAGTCGTCCCTTCGGCGAAGGCAACGATCATGACGATGAACCGCGACCGGATCCGGGAGGTCGCGGCCGTGGAGCTGGGTTTGCGCACGTCGTGTTATCGCTACGCCGAAAGCCTGGAGGAAGTGCGGGCGGGAGCAGAGCATACCGGCCTGCCCTGCGTCATCAAACCTGTCATGTCATCGTCCGGCAAGGGCCAGAGCACCGTGCGGTCCGCAGACGCGTTGGAAAGCGCATGGGATTATGCGGTCGCCAACATGCGCGGCGACCGCAGCCGCGTGATCGTGGAGGAATTCGTAGATTTCGACTATGAAATAACCCTGCTCACCGTCCGCAGCCGCGAGGGCGTCAGCTTCTGCCCGCCGATCGGCCACCGGCAGGAACGCGGCGACTATCAGGAAAGCTGGCAACCCGCACCGATGACGCACCGCACCCTCGGCGCGGCGCAGGACATGGCGCGCGCCGTCGTCGACAATCTGGGTGGATACGGCCTTTTCGGAGTCGAATTCTTCGTCAAGGGAGACGATGTGATCTTCTCCGAACTGTCCCCTCGCCCGCATGATACGGGCATGGTGACGCTGATCTCCCAGAATTTCAGCGAGTTCGACCTGCATGCCCGGGCGATCCTGGGCCTGCCGATACCAGAGGTGCGCTTGCACGGCGCTGCGGCATCTGCGGTTCTGCTGGCCGATCGCGAATCGCTGGATTTCCGGGTTGAAGGCCTTGCCGACGCGCTCGTCTCTTCCGAAGGACAGGTTGATCTGAGGATATTCGCCAAGCCCTCGACGCGTCCCTACCGACGCATGGGCGTGACGCTGGCCTTGACCGATGACGTGGACAGCGCCCGTCGCATCGCCGCCCAGGCGGCTGCCAAGCTGCGGATTATCTACGAGCAATAG
- a CDS encoding transglycosylase domain-containing protein, translating to MRDPLPAPQSGQPAREFGAGPPSAFPPPTPWRRRLQITGWMMAAMLALLMLMMAWLAVTAPLSRSLKPIAPPSVSLMSADGHLIARRGAMIDRPVAIADLPEHVPQAFMAIEDRRFYSHWGIDPRGIARAAWHNIWSDGSSQGGSTITQQLAKGIFLSSDRTFGRKAREAMIAFWLEAWLTKDQIFERYLSNVYFGDNVYGLRAASLHYFSRQPERLTIPQAAMLAGLLKAPSRLAPTTNLPGARARAALVTQAMVEAGYISKAERDRLRPARLDVREMPSSTTGTYFADWVLPQARDRAGAVYGAQTVSTTLDWRVQRLAEAAIRRAPLGKAEAALVAMKPDGSVVAMVGGRDYRRSSFNRAVQAKRQPGSTFKLFVYLAAFRAGMTPEDFVEDRPITTGSYRPANHGGKYRGKITLRQAFAASSNVAAVRLTQKVGVDAVIKVARDLGITTPLTEDLSLALGTSEVPLVELAQAYATVAAGAYPVVAHGLPPEEQGWFERLMSRQQRFSQDQLEMIRDLLSSAANRGTGSAAALRTSTFGKTGTTQDSRDAIFVGYAGGLVTAVWIGNDDNSPLPGGAAGGGVPARIWRNFMSGAINEPAEVAPEEQDSDLVNAIANVAVEAGLGNMSVGIDQDGMSVNIGPNQLRLPIDQPEPVPPLPVPATPPPRLAPTLPVDEGPSP from the coding sequence ATGAGAGACCCCCTCCCCGCCCCCCAGTCCGGTCAACCGGCTCGCGAATTCGGCGCCGGACCGCCCAGCGCCTTCCCTCCGCCCACGCCTTGGCGGCGGCGGTTGCAGATCACCGGATGGATGATGGCGGCGATGCTGGCATTGCTGATGCTCATGATGGCATGGCTGGCTGTCACCGCGCCCCTCTCGCGCTCGCTAAAGCCGATAGCACCGCCAAGCGTGAGCCTGATGTCCGCCGACGGCCACCTCATCGCGCGGCGCGGGGCGATGATAGACCGGCCCGTTGCGATCGCCGACCTTCCCGAACATGTACCGCAGGCCTTCATGGCGATCGAGGACCGGCGCTTCTACAGTCATTGGGGGATCGACCCGCGCGGTATAGCCCGCGCCGCCTGGCACAACATCTGGTCGGATGGTTCCTCACAAGGCGGCAGCACCATCACCCAGCAACTCGCAAAAGGCATATTCCTCTCCAGCGACCGGACCTTCGGCCGGAAAGCGCGAGAGGCAATGATCGCTTTCTGGCTGGAAGCCTGGCTGACCAAGGATCAGATTTTCGAGCGATACCTGTCGAACGTCTATTTCGGCGACAATGTCTACGGTCTGCGCGCCGCATCCTTGCATTATTTCAGCCGCCAGCCCGAACGGTTGACGATCCCCCAAGCGGCCATGCTTGCAGGGCTGCTCAAGGCCCCGTCCCGACTCGCTCCCACCACCAACCTGCCAGGTGCGCGGGCGCGCGCCGCACTGGTGACACAGGCAATGGTGGAGGCTGGCTACATCAGCAAAGCCGAACGCGATCGCTTGCGCCCTGCCCGGCTCGACGTGCGCGAAATGCCGAGTTCAACCACCGGTACCTATTTCGCCGATTGGGTTCTTCCACAGGCGCGTGACCGTGCGGGTGCGGTCTATGGCGCGCAGACCGTTTCCACGACCCTGGATTGGCGCGTGCAGCGGCTGGCAGAGGCCGCGATCCGGCGCGCTCCCCTGGGCAAGGCGGAGGCCGCGCTGGTGGCAATGAAGCCGGACGGCAGCGTGGTCGCGATGGTTGGTGGCAGGGATTATCGCCGGAGCAGCTTCAACAGGGCCGTGCAAGCGAAACGCCAGCCCGGATCGACTTTCAAGCTATTCGTTTATCTCGCAGCCTTTCGCGCGGGGATGACGCCCGAAGATTTCGTTGAAGACCGGCCTATCACCACCGGCTCTTACCGCCCCGCCAATCATGGCGGAAAATATCGCGGCAAAATCACCCTGAGGCAGGCCTTCGCCGCTTCCAGCAATGTCGCAGCGGTACGGCTGACGCAGAAAGTGGGCGTCGATGCCGTCATCAAGGTTGCCCGTGACCTGGGCATCACGACGCCCCTGACAGAAGATCTCAGCCTAGCGCTGGGCACATCCGAAGTCCCGCTGGTGGAACTGGCACAGGCCTATGCAACGGTGGCCGCCGGGGCCTATCCCGTGGTCGCCCACGGGCTGCCGCCCGAGGAGCAGGGCTGGTTTGAACGGCTCATGAGCCGTCAGCAGCGTTTCAGCCAGGATCAGCTGGAGATGATTCGCGATCTGCTGTCATCGGCGGCGAACCGGGGCACGGGCAGCGCGGCGGCGCTCCGTACCAGCACCTTCGGCAAGACCGGCACCACGCAGGACAGCCGCGATGCGATCTTTGTCGGTTATGCGGGCGGGCTCGTCACAGCGGTGTGGATCGGCAATGACGACAATTCTCCCCTGCCCGGCGGCGCGGCTGGCGGTGGCGTGCCAGCGCGCATCTGGCGCAATTTCATGTCGGGCGCGATCAACGAACCGGCCGAAGTCGCACCGGAGGAGCAGGACAGCGATCTGGTCAACGCCATCGCCAATGTGGCCGTGGAGGCCGGCCTGGGCAATATGAGCGTCGGCATCGATCAGGACGGCATGTCGGTCAACATCGGCCCCAACCAGCTCCGCCTGCCAATCGATCAGCCCGAACCCGTGCCACCCCTGCCTGTTCCCGCCACCCCGCCGCCCCGCCTGGCGCCAACCCTGCCGGTCGATGAAGGACCATCTCCCTGA